A DNA window from Vigna angularis cultivar LongXiaoDou No.4 chromosome 1, ASM1680809v1, whole genome shotgun sequence contains the following coding sequences:
- the LOC108321455 gene encoding probable AMP deaminase: MEPSSSTSLPPSLHLAMAALLGASFMAISAFYMHRRTVDHVLHRLVEIRRKPLAASDDDSEDDDDDLSGLGHDDGGTDKDADPRNYLRTFSKSVDETSNVLRSYRFSSSMPNVVSAADWFPQDTKNRASSLENLQFAPLGLPSNRTGSTNGESAQISRSYKRIASVGRIMTPRSPGRNAFESAGDSDEEETQLANDNTLPFSDAYGVNSNMCNLSAVPFIGDDANCATNQMYGEVSKEAKAGANMNVVSSTSVHVAGDDRVFANNVSPAIIPVHETNIEEDEVCKMIQECLDLREKYVYKEDIALRTEPVETNFDPYHFEPVEATTHHFRMEDGVIHVFASKTDTEELFPVASSTRFFTDMHYILKVMSIGNVRSACYHRLRFLEEKFRLHLLLNADREFLAQKGAPHRDFYNIRKVDTHIHHSACMNQKHLVRFIKSKLRKEPDEVVIFRDGKYMTLKEVFESLDLTGYDLNVDLLDVHADKTTFHRFDKFNLKYNPCGQSRLREIFLKQDNLIQGRFLAEVTKEVLIDLEASKYQMAEYRISVYGRKQSEWDQLASWFVNNALYSKNAVWLIQLPRLYNVYKNMGIVTSFQNILDNVFIPLFEVTVDPNSHPQLHLFLMQVVGFDLVDDESKPERRPTKHMPTPAEWTNEFNPAYSYYLYYSYANLYTLNKLRESKGMTTIKLRPHCGEAGDSDHLAAAFLLCHNISHGINLRKTPVLQYLYYLAQIGLAMSPLSNNSLFLDYHRNPLPMFFQRGLNVSLSSDDPLQIHLTKEALLEEYSVAAKVWKLSACDLCEIARNSVYQSGFSNQAKSHWLGEKYLLRGPEGNDIHKTNVPSLRISFRYETWKEEMQYIYAGKAIFPEDVYP; the protein is encoded by the exons ATGGAACCCTCATCTTCCACGTCGCTCCCTCCATCGCTTCACCTCGCCATGGCGGCGTTGCTCGGAGCCTCCTTCATGGCCATCTCCGCCTTCTACATGCACCGCCGCACCGTCGACCACGTCCTCCACCGCCTCGTCGAAATCCGACGCAAGCCACTCGCCGCTTCCGACGATGACAGTGAGGATGACGACGACGATCTTAGCGGGCTCGGACACGACGACGGAGGAACAGATAAGGACGCCGATCCCAGGAACTATCTCCGAACCTTTTCGAAGTCCGTGGACGAAACATCAAACGTGCTTCGGAGCTATAGGTTTTCGTCTTCGATGCCAAACGTGGTTTCCGCAGCGGATTGGTTCCCCCAGGACACTAAGAATCGTGCCTCGTCGCTCGAAAATCTTCAATTCGCTCCGCTAGGGCTTCCGTCTAATCGAACGGGTTCCACCAATG GTGAGAGTGCTCAGATTTCGCGTTCGTATAAGAGGATAGCTTCTGTTGGTAGAATTATGACTCCGAGGTCACCAGGGAGAAACGCATTCGAAAGTGCTGGGGATTCTGATGAGGAGGAAACACAGCTTGCTAATGACAATACCCTTCCTTTCTCAGATGCTTAC GGAGTAAATTCAAACATGTGCAATTTGTCTGCTGTTCCATTCATAGGTGATGATGCAAACTGTGCAACAAATCAGATGTATGGAGAGGTTTCAAAGGAAGCGAAAGCTGGTGCAAATATGAATGTGGTTTCTTCAACTTCTGTACATGTAGCTGGGGATGACCGTGTGTTTGCCAATAATGTCTCGCCTGCAATAATCCCTGTGCATG AGACAAATATAGAAGAGGATGAAGTATGCAAAATGATTCAAGAGTGCTTAGATTTGCGTGAGAAGTATGTTTACAAGGAAGATATTGCATTGAGGACAGAACCAGTGGAAACTAACTTTGACCCGTATCATTTTGAACCAGTTGAAGCAACAACA CACCACTTTAGGATGGAAGATGGAGTCATTCATGTTTTTGCAAGTAAAACTG ATACCGAAGAGCTCTTCCCTGTTGCGAGCTCAACAAGATTTTTTACAGATATGCATTACATTCTAAAAGTTATGTCTATTGGCAATGTTCGCTCTGCATGCTACCACAGGCTACGATTTCTTGAGGAA AAATTCCGCCTTCATCTGTTACTAAATGCAGATAGGGAGTTTCTGGCTCAGAAGGGTGCACCACATCGGGATTTTTACAATATCAGAAAAGTTGATACTCATATTCATCATTCAGCTTGCATGAATCAGAAGCATCTTGTGCGCTTCATCAagtcaaaattaagaaaagaaccTGATGAG GTTGTTATCTTTAGAGATGGAAAGTATATGACACTTAAGGAGGTTTTTGAGAGTTTGGATTTGACTGG ATATGATCTGAATGTTGATTTGTTGGACGTGCATGCAGATAAGACCACATTCCATAGATTTGACAAATTCAACCTTAAGTATAATCCTTGTGGACAGAGCAGACTAAGAGAGATATTTTTAAAGCAGGATAATCTTATCCAGG GAAGGTTTCTTGCTGAAGTAACAAAGGAGGTTTTGATAGATCTTGAAGCAAGCAAATATCAG aTGGCTGAGTATAGGATATCTGTCTATGGAAGAAAACAGAGTGAGTGGGATCAGCTGGCTAGTTGGTTTGTTAACAATGCTCTTTACAGTAAGAATGCTGTCTGGCTAATCCAG TTACCACGGTTATACAATGTGTACAAGAATATGGGAATTGTTACCTCCTTTCAGAATATTCTGGATAATGTGTTTATTCCTCTATTTGAAGTCACAGTGGATCCAAATTCTCATCCTCAATTACATTTGTTTTTGATGCAG GTGGTTGGATTTGATCTTGTAGATGATGAAAGTAAACCAGAAAGGCGTCCAACTAAGCACATGCCTACTCCAGCTGAGTGGACAAATGAATTTAATCCTGCATATTCTTATTACCTTTATTACAGCTATGCAAACTTGTACACGCTCAACAAG TTGCGTGAATCTAAGGGAATGACCACAATAAAGTTGCGGCCTCACTGCGGAGAG GCAGGTGACAGTGATCATTTGGCTGCCGCTTTCCTTCTGTGCCATAACATTTCTCATGGGATTAATCTACGTAAAACTCCAGTTTTGCAGTACTTGTATTATCTTGCACAG ATTGGATTGGCTATGTCACCACTTAGCAATAATTCCCTTTTCTTGGACTATCATCGCAATCCATTGCCAATGTTTTTCCAGCGAGGTTTAAATGTCTCTCTCTCCTCCGATGATCCTTTGCAAATTCATTTGACAAAAGAGGCACTGCTAGAAGAATATAGTGTTGCAGCAAAG GTATGGAAGCTCTCAGCCTGTGATCTGTGTGAGATAGCTAGAAATTCTGTCTACCAGTCTGGATTTTCAAACCAGGCAAAG TCACACTGGCTTGgggaaaaatatttgttgagaGGTCCTGAAGGAAATGATATCCATAAAACAAATGTCCCCAGTTTGAGGATTTCTTTCCGATACGAG ACATGGAAAGAGGAAATGCAATATATTTATGCTGGTAAAGCCATCTTTCCTGAAGATGTATACCCATAG